One genomic segment of Pseudomonas sp. RU47 includes these proteins:
- the pyrH gene encoding UMP kinase — protein sequence MAQQGSGYQARYKRILLKLSGEALMGSEEFGIDPKVLDRMALEVGQLVGIGVQVGLVIGGGNLFRGEALSKAGMDRVTGDHMGMLATVMNALAMRDALERANISAIVMSAISMVGVTDHYDRRKAMRHLNSKDVVIFAAGTGNPFFTTDSAACLRAIEIDADVVLKATKVDGVYTADPFKDPHAEKFDHLTYDEVLDRKLGVMDLTAICLCRDHKMPLRVFNMNKPGALLNIVHGGAEGTLIEEGQQ from the coding sequence ATGGCTCAGCAGGGCAGTGGTTATCAGGCTCGCTATAAACGCATTCTACTCAAGCTTAGCGGCGAGGCCCTGATGGGCTCGGAAGAGTTCGGGATCGATCCAAAAGTGCTGGATCGCATGGCGCTGGAAGTCGGCCAGCTGGTCGGTATCGGCGTACAGGTCGGTCTGGTGATCGGCGGTGGCAACCTGTTCCGCGGCGAAGCCTTGAGCAAAGCCGGTATGGATCGGGTTACAGGCGACCACATGGGCATGCTGGCCACTGTGATGAACGCTCTGGCCATGCGCGATGCGCTGGAACGTGCCAACATCTCGGCCATCGTGATGTCGGCGATTTCCATGGTGGGTGTGACCGATCACTACGATCGCCGCAAAGCCATGCGTCACCTGAACTCCAAAGACGTCGTGATCTTCGCTGCCGGTACCGGCAACCCGTTCTTCACCACGGATTCGGCAGCCTGCCTGCGCGCAATCGAAATCGATGCCGACGTCGTGCTGAAAGCGACCAAGGTCGATGGCGTCTACACCGCTGACCCGTTCAAAGACCCGCATGCCGAGAAGTTCGATCATCTGACTTATGATGAAGTACTGGATCGCAAGCTGGGCGTGATGGATCTGACCGCTATCTGCCTGTGCCGCGACCACAAGATGCCGTTGCGCGTATTCAACATGAACAAGCCCGGTGCCCTGCTGAACATCGTCCATGGCGGCGCTGAAGGCACCCTGATCGAGGAAGGTCAACAATGA
- the frr gene encoding ribosome recycling factor — protein MINEIKKDAQERMQKSLDSLAHAFGQIRTGKAHPSILGSVMVPYYGADTSITQVANITVKDSRTLQVVAFERNMLAAVDKAIQSAGLNLNPTNLGELLLISMPALTEETRKGFTKQARSAAEDARVAVRNIRRDALGELKKLVKDKEISEDEERRAAADIQKLTDKAEADIDTATKQKEADLMAV, from the coding sequence ATGATCAACGAAATCAAGAAAGACGCTCAAGAGCGCATGCAGAAATCCCTGGACTCTCTGGCTCACGCTTTTGGTCAGATTCGTACCGGCAAGGCTCACCCAAGCATTCTGGGTAGCGTGATGGTGCCGTACTACGGCGCGGACACCTCCATCACTCAAGTGGCCAACATCACTGTAAAAGACTCGCGCACCCTGCAAGTCGTCGCCTTCGAGCGCAACATGCTCGCAGCGGTCGACAAGGCAATCCAGAGCGCTGGCCTGAACCTCAATCCGACCAACCTGGGCGAATTGTTGCTGATCTCCATGCCTGCCCTGACTGAAGAAACCCGCAAGGGCTTCACCAAGCAGGCGCGCAGTGCCGCCGAAGACGCGCGTGTTGCCGTGCGCAACATTCGTCGTGACGCCTTGGGCGAGCTGAAGAAACTGGTCAAGGACAAAGAAATCAGCGAAGACGAAGAGCGTCGTGCCGCTGCCGATATTCAGAAACTCACCGACAAGGCTGAAGCTGATATCGACACGGCTACCAAGCAAAAAGAAGCGGATCTGATGGCCGTATAA
- the uppS gene encoding polyprenyl diphosphate synthase, producing MDKTKQTAPSAVPRHVAIIMDGNNRWAKKRFMPGVAGHKAGVDAVRAVIEVCAEAKVEVLTLFAFSSENWQRPADEVSALMDLFFKALRREAKRLNDNNISLRIIGDRSRFHPELQAAMREAEAMTAGSNRFILQIAANYGGQWDIAQAAQRLAREVQAGHLRPEDITPDLLQTCLATGDLPLPDLCIRTGGEHRISNFLLWQLAYAELYFSDLFWPDFKHDAMRTALADFASRQRRFGKTSEQIEAGARV from the coding sequence ATGGACAAGACCAAGCAGACTGCGCCGTCCGCGGTGCCGCGCCATGTCGCGATCATCATGGATGGCAACAATCGCTGGGCGAAAAAACGCTTTATGCCGGGTGTCGCCGGGCATAAAGCGGGCGTGGATGCTGTGCGTGCCGTGATCGAGGTGTGTGCTGAGGCCAAGGTCGAAGTGCTCACCCTGTTCGCGTTTTCCAGTGAGAACTGGCAGCGCCCGGCCGATGAAGTCAGTGCCTTGATGGATCTGTTCTTCAAGGCATTGCGTCGAGAGGCCAAGCGCCTCAACGACAACAACATCAGCCTGCGCATCATTGGCGATCGTTCGCGCTTCCACCCTGAGCTTCAGGCGGCGATGCGCGAAGCCGAGGCCATGACCGCCGGCTCCAACCGCTTCATTCTGCAGATCGCCGCCAATTACGGCGGTCAGTGGGATATCGCCCAAGCGGCTCAGCGTCTGGCGCGTGAAGTTCAGGCCGGACACCTGCGTCCGGAAGACATCACCCCGGATCTGCTGCAAACCTGTCTGGCGACCGGCGATCTGCCATTGCCCGACTTGTGCATCCGCACCGGTGGCGAGCATCGCATCAGCAACTTCCTGCTGTGGCAACTGGCCTATGCCGAGTTGTACTTCTCCGACCTGTTCTGGCCGGACTTCAAACACGATGCCATGCGTACTGCGCTGGCCGATTTCGCTTCGCGTCAGCGTCGCTTCGGTAAAACGAGCGAACAGATCGAAGCTGGAGCCCGGGTTTAA
- a CDS encoding phosphatidate cytidylyltransferase, which translates to MLKQRIITALILLPIALCGFFLLEGSGFALFIGLVVSLGAWEWARLAGFAAQSFRVGYAAVVALMLFVMYVLPGLAPWVLGASVLWWAVATYLVLTYPRSSERWSTAATKLVIGLLILLPAWQGLVQIKQYPLGNWLIMAVMVLVWGADIGAYFSGRKFGKRKLAPQVSPGKSWEGVYGGLALSLLITAIVGLVRDWTVAELLKGLIGAALIVFISVVGDLTESMFKRQSGIKDSSNLLPGHGGVLDRIDSLTAAVPVFAVLLWMAAP; encoded by the coding sequence ATGCTTAAACAACGAATCATCACTGCGCTGATCCTGCTGCCGATTGCCTTGTGCGGGTTTTTCCTGCTGGAAGGTTCCGGTTTTGCGCTGTTCATCGGTCTGGTCGTGAGCCTGGGGGCTTGGGAGTGGGCGCGTCTGGCTGGCTTCGCCGCACAGTCGTTCCGTGTCGGCTATGCCGCTGTCGTTGCGCTGATGTTGTTCGTCATGTACGTGCTGCCGGGCCTCGCCCCTTGGGTGTTGGGCGCTTCGGTGTTGTGGTGGGCAGTGGCAACGTACCTGGTGCTGACGTATCCGCGTTCGAGCGAGCGCTGGTCCACGGCGGCCACCAAACTGGTGATCGGCCTGCTGATTCTGCTGCCGGCCTGGCAAGGTCTGGTACAGATCAAGCAGTACCCGCTGGGTAACTGGCTGATCATGGCGGTGATGGTGCTGGTTTGGGGCGCCGATATCGGTGCCTATTTCTCTGGTCGAAAATTCGGCAAGCGCAAGCTGGCCCCGCAAGTCAGTCCGGGTAAAAGCTGGGAAGGCGTCTACGGTGGTCTGGCGCTGAGTTTGCTGATTACAGCGATTGTCGGTCTCGTGCGTGACTGGACCGTCGCCGAGCTGCTTAAAGGCTTGATTGGCGCTGCGCTGATCGTCTTCATCTCCGTTGTCGGCGACCTGACCGAAAGCATGTTCAAGCGTCAGTCCGGCATCAAGGACAGCAGTAATCTGCTGCCCGGTCATGGTGGGGTGCTTGATCGTATCGACAGTCTGACAGCGGCAGTCCCGGTGTTTGCAGTGCTGCTGTGGATGGCGGCACCGTGA